The DNA region gaactgaaacttggagaactaccataatcataatcaaaaagtacaagtatttatagacagctgtttacgcaagatactcaatatccgttggtcggatatgattaacaacagcctactttgggagagaacaaagcaggtCCCAGCTGAGGAGAAAATTAAGAAAGGATGAAGGAAGTAGATAAGACACACATTCTGGAAATCACCAAACAGAGTCGAGAAAAGGTAACAGATGtgaatagaaactggaaagaactgaaaaCCATTGCCCAGTTTAGAGTTGGGTGGAGAATAGTGGTGAGCAGCCTATACTCTACCATgagggataacaggcgtaagtaagtaagtaagtaagtaagtaagtaagtaagtaagtaagtaagtaagtaagtaagtaagtaagtaagtaagtaagtgaagtgagtgagtaggtaagtgagtgagtgagtgagtgagtgagtgggtgaagtgagtaagtgagagtgagtgagtgaagtggagtaagtgaggtgagtgagtgagtgagtgagtgagtgagtgagtgagtgagtgagtgggtgagtgagtgaggtgagtgagtgagtggtgagtgagtgagtgagtgaggtgagtgagtgagtgagtgagtgagtgagtgagtgagtgagtgagtgagtgagtgagtgagtgagtgagtggtgagtgagtgagtgagtgagtgagtgagtgagtgagtgagtgagtgagtgagtggtgagtgagtgagtgagtgagtgagtgagtgagtgagtgagtgagtgagtgagtgagtgagtgagtgagtgagtgagtaggagtgagtgagtgagtgagtgagtgagtgagtgagtgagtgagtgagtgagtgagtgagtgagtgagtgagtgagtggtgagtgagtgagtgagtgaagtgagtagtaagtaagtaagtaagtaagtaagtaagtaagtaagtaagcaagtaagtaagtaagtaagtaagtaaggaaatTATCAGTTGTACATCGATGTCTGAAATTTTATTTCCCGCTTTTTCTCCCCTATGTCATGCATCATTTAATTGCATGTGTGCATATGCTGTTACATAAAACGGTAAAGATTCTTTCTATCCTGGTATGAGATCCAATATTTGAAAGGCTTATCGTTTATTAGCCTGATAATACTCACGTTTATACAcgataaaaaaaaaattaattatggTTGGTTTTTTTGCACAAAATATCAGGTTTCATAATTCCAATTTCGATAGATATTTAATCTAAGATTTTATGTTGTTTGTGTGCCCTTGCTTTAATCTTCTGGTGATTCTTGCTGATTTTGACAATGGCTATTCCTATGTTTGAATGTAAGTCACACAGTTCAAACAAACCTTTTTATTTCTGTTGATGTAGATCTTAATGCCTTTTACCAATAAATTTCATGACAGATATTTGATATTTGTTATTTAACAGAAATCTGATTACAAGCTAAACGAAATTGCAtgataacattaaaaaaaaacttttaacaCCGTGATCGACAATACAACGTTAGAGATACATATTTCTAGTATGGTAGATGGAATAAGTAATGGACTTTGAATCTTAATAGTTTTCCTACGTTTTATTGCGATTAACTTCAAGATATGGAATCAATAAtagattttatatatatatatatatatatatatatatatatatatatatatatgtggttGTTTCGAAATCATAGTTTAGTGACaaagcttacttacttacttacgtctgttactcctcgtggaggaacataggccgctcaccagcattcgccatccaaccctgtcctgggcaatcctttcgagctcctcccagttgttattcatccttttcatatctgcttctattatccgacgtaatgtgttctttgaccttcctcttttccgcttctcttcaggattccaagttagggcttgtctcgtgatgcagtttgacgatttgcgtagtgtatgtcctatccatttccatcgtcttttcttaatttcctcttcagctggaagctggtgtattctctcccacagaaggctattgctgatggtatccggccaatggatgttgagtatcttgcgtagacagctatttataaatacttgcaccttcttgacgatggttgttgtagttctccaagtttcagctccatacagtagaactgtcttgatgttcgtattgaagattctcattttgatattggtcgacagttgttttgagttccatgtgttcttcaattgcaggaatgcgacccttgctttgccaatccttgcctttacatctgcatctgagcctccttgttcatcgatgatgcccCAGGTATGTGagggattctacatcttccagagtttcgccatcgagagtgattggattgctgttctccgtgttgaatttgaggaccttggttttccccttgtatatgctgaggcctactgatgtagagactgctgctacactggctgtctttatctgcatctgttcgtgtgtatgcgataggagggctaggtcatctgcgaagtctaaatcgtctaattgattctgagctgtccattgtattccgcgtTTTCCCTCGGATGTCGAGTTAGTAACAAAACGCTGTTACGAAATGTGACTGTGAATTCATTCCTATACAGTCATGATTAAGTGTCTAGAAAAGTCTTTCATATCAACCAGTAATGTTTTTAAATGTAGGTGTAAACTGTATACTTGTGACTATCAAACGTTTTACAGCTATTTTCTCAggcttaaataaaatattacttcTTCGAGATACATTTTAATAACGTTGTTCAAAGGAATGTTATACTTGCAAAATGAAATGCATCATCTATCAAGGAAAACGATTGCTGGAGTGATACAAGGAATAAAGACTTAAATTGGAAGAAAAACTACTTCAGtgactattcagtaattagttGTCCTTAATTGCCATCTCTCGTTTTGAAGCAAGAAATGccaataaatataattaaagtCTAATAGGATTCTATACATTAGTGGTATTTGAATTATAACGATTTCATCTAACATAGTCCAAATGGTACTGCCTAATTTGCTAGTGACATctgaaaactaaaaaaaaattagGTTAACTTATTAATAAATCAACGTATTAAATAATTAGTGATTCATGAGAAAATGGAAAACAGATAAATCATATTATGATACTGAAAGAAAAGcaacataatttaaaaaaaaatatgtagCATTACATATTTAATAAAGAATGATGAAAAAAAGATAAGCAGAAAATAGTCTCAATGGAACAAAAATCAAGTTGAATATGAAAAAAAGCTTGATTACTTCCATTAACTCTGAATTTCTAAAttagtcgatatgcacatgctTCAAGCtgaatattttttttacaaCAGAAAGGCGTACTGTTATTTCAATTGTTTTGTTTAAGGGAAACGAATTGTTGTTTTTCGTAATGTTATAAGTGAATAGTAGGACTACGGTATATTTTACAAACTAAGGGAAAATGGAAAATTATTTAGGATTGTGAAATGGTTCTATGCTTATTTTCAAAGTGACACTGGTAATTTTGATGGCCTTAAATTAGGATAGTCCACTAAGAAATTAAGGCTCGGTTTGTCATCATCTGTAAATCACTTCTTTATATCAATCTATGTATGGTGAGTTATACTTTCGGTTTTATAGTTAGCCATCAGTATGTTTTACGTTTTCTAAATTTTGCTTGGCTATACAATCTTGGTCTATTAATGTATTGAGTTTTAAAATGCTTGTGTTTGAATGTAAAATAaacgaaaatttaaaaaaaagttctACACGAAGAATCATTTCTAcattcaaatgaaatttgtttGGAACACTGACTGTTGCTCTTCATTTGTCTTCATTTTTTACACATTTTTCTTCCTTTATATTTGAAGTTATTTCCTAACTGTACTTTTTCCATTTCAACCTAAGTTTCTTTCATCAGTCATTCATTGTTTGACATTTAAAACTCTGATGTGGTATTTACTTATTTCCTCTATATGTGGTGAACTATGTTTTATACATGAGTTTATGTTTTGAAAACATGGCCCATTTATGTTGTtatcaattatttatatatggttaatttattcagttaatttttatgtattttaaagATTAACTACTGATAAGGTTGAACTACTAGGGGAATTATTTAGAAAGAAATgtgttcatttttttaaaattattgaaaacagtTTTAGAAATTAACTTAACTAACTTTAGAAATAGGATGTTTATCATTTTCTGAAAGAATTCTCCATTCATAAATAGATTTATTGAGTGTTTACTTAACCTAATACTGTTTTTCGTTTCTAAccgattaattatttattacagtGAAACCACTTTGTATTTTCTTATCCATTAAACTGTTTTTAGTAAactgttttctattttacccCAAGACTGACTTTTAATGGTGACTATAACAGACATAAAAATCACTTAAATTTAATAGAAATTATACATTTCTTGAATGATTTGGTCCCATGTGATTATGTTAAATGATGAGAGGATGTAAACAACTAAGTTGTAAATCGGTAGATAAGCAATACCTATGTAATATTCTGGAAATATATTCCGTATAGTGTATTATTTGAGTACTTCTTGAAAAATCAAAATCGCAGCAGCTAAGCATTCTACTACTTTTAAGTTATCTATGATCCTCTAATTATTTTCGTCTAGTGACAAAAGATTAGTTTCCCAGTTTCAAAAATTCCATGAATTACCACAGAACTGCACATTACTTCATGCAACAAACCAGGTATTTTCAAAACAACAGGGAAACGAAATCATCGTTTGTCAATGTGCGTTACTGTGTTTAATCTCACTAAAAATATGGTCAGCATCGAAGATGAATATGTGTTTGAGTACTTTCAACAACTAACTAAAGGATTAGCAGTGAGAGTTCCAGTTTGAATATGCATAATAATTGATGTTGCTTACTtggatatttttatatttaataattcacATGTAAATTGAATTGAACATATTACATTGTGTTTTCGAAGTGTACTTTTCTGGTTTGTAAAATTTCCTAAAGAAAGTATATTAGATGACTAAAACAGACTACTAATATGATTTAGGAAGTATATTCTAAAGAATGTACGTCTGTATATTGAAGTTATCGGTAAATTACCTCCATATTACCTAACTGCTTCAAAGCAGATTGCAGGGTATAAATACTATAACACTACAGTACCAAGAAAGAATTACAATAATTATCCACATTTCCTCATATCGATGAATTATAAACGTTATTATTGATAGAAAAAATCATATGGAAACaagaaataaaagaaaattagtgaGCACAAGTCACATAGACAAGAAAAGAATTTCGAGTAAGGTTAGAATGATTGAATACCGCTTTCATTCCTTATTTTGCAGGTTTCggaaataataagtgaaaaaatGAATACTAGGATTAGACAAAAGTTTTCCATATTCACATTTCCTATTGCTTAACAATGGATAAATCTTGTTCATGTATAGTACTTGCTGATATGGAAATGTTTTCAGTTCGATTTGATAATAATAGAGCCACATTCAATCTTTAACTTAGAATGAAAACTACCTGGTTCTGGTTTATTTTTAAGACTTAGTTCTAGAAAATTTTCTTATGTAAACTATTTTACTAAGTCATAGACAGTTTCCATTCAATATGAAGTCTTTCTTTGAAAAAATCTTGCGTTCTTAGTTGGTACAAAGGTTGAGGAATTTCGCCTTAGATTTTAAACCGAAGACATTGATTTCAGAATGATTACTATTATCGGAATTATTTCcatcttttttttataaacatttttatgttTAAGAAGACGATAAGTAAATTAAAAGCACAGAACACTTGAAAGCGCAACTTTGAACAGATGCTTTTGGTTTACCATCTTGGCATTTAACACTCCGATCCCAGCATTTTGGCAGTTGAAATAGAAAATCTATTGAGAAGTAGATTTAAGTATTTTGTAATCTTACCAATCACGTCTctgcttttttttaaaacattgtGAAAAGTTAAAGAAAGAATATATCCCTTATTTTTGCAGATAATTACTAAGTTAACATTTTGAAAGCTTTCATATTGGTCTTTATGATATCTTTTGTTTCACTAACCAGTTATGAGAGTGAACAGTAGGTTACTGGATAAAGAATTTGTATGATATTGTCATTAATTGATGGAAATGTCATTTCATGGTTCCTACAGctcttattactattattgtagaCATGCActttatgttttatttaaagTATACTGTTTGGTAAAAATTTTGTAGTCTTTATTTATAGATAATGAGGATCAGCCAATCGTGAATAACATAGAAACTAACCAGTAAAAATAATTCAccggattatttatttataccaCTTGAAAAATGAATGTTTAACAGGTTAGTTTACAGTTTGGGCGTTTCAGCATATTTCATATATTACGGTTTCTTTTTAAGAAAAACATGAATAATTTCACTTCAGTTTATGAAAGTGGTCAACTTAACAACTGGGGCACAAGTTCTGTTCATCATATTGATAATGTTTCTGATAGTTTCATGAATAGTGATAAATATAGAAATTATATTATCATTCATAAAAACGAAACATCAATTTTCCTTAGTATATTAGTATTTTCTGTGTATATTATCACTATGTTATCTTCTTTCATTGGCAATACAATagcaatatgtatatttttacgAAAACGTAAAAAATTTGGCATAAAATATCATACTACAATAAAACCATTTGCCAGGACTAAAAAACTGGTAGATTCAAATTCAGAAAATTATCTACAGTCATTAAAGAATCGTCAAGTTGATGGAAATTATGACACTTCAGCGAGTAATTATGATCGCAATAATTTTTTGAAAAAGAACCTGGATAATTCAATAGAAAAAGCACCGAATCACTTACACCATGTTATGAGAAACACATACCAAAAGCAAACATTTTATATGAATGGagcatttaattattatttagccAGTTTAGGAATATCTGATTTATTCATGGGCCTTTTTTGTATTCCGTTTACATTTacacaaatttatttacatcaCTGGCCATTTCCTGATTTAATGTGCCCAATTGTTGTTTATGTACAAATGGTTATGGTTACAGCCTCGTCATTAACAAATACAGTTATTAGTCTAAACCGATTATTTGGTATAATAAGTCCATTTAGATTTGATCATTGGCCTAGTAGACATCAAAAATCATTGACTATCTGCATAATAATAAGTATTTGGGCTATTTCACTTAGCGGTAGTACAGTACAACTGTTTGCAACCAGAACACAAATACAAGAACAAGATAAAAATTCATTAGAGCAACAAGAAGGATATTTAGCTGATCGTAAACTATGTCAGGAATCATGGGATGGAGATGACTATAAGCGATCAATTTATACAGTTGTACTTTTCTTAGTAATCTACATTATCCCACTGGGAATACAAACATCAACCTATGGATATATTAGTTTTAGGTTATGGAACCGCAAAACACCTGGGGAGTCAATTAAAGGTGTAGAAGATATGCGgattaaagaaaagaaacgaGTAAGTCAATTCtcattatttaacatttaaattatttattgtgCGCaaccaaaatatttttatacagATAgtcatatttttatattttggtAAGTTGGCATTAAGTAGATAGACAAGAAACTTAAAAAGAAGTTGATTGCAATCAGAAAATCAAATATTTAGACCATACATGAACCTTAGTTACAACAATAAAAAGATTAAGGTAGTACTTGTCATAATAAGactaaaacattaaaattttatttatacaaaGTAAAGAtgagtttttgtttgtttgaagaaATTGACCTATAATTCTTTGTTTTAAAGTGAATATATTACTACGATCCGTATACTTTGTATATGGTATATCTGTATACTTGAATTCGTTGTCTTTTTTCTATTGTGCTAGACTGCTTTAAAAAACTTCTTTGTTTCAAACTATAATCTCCATACCACATTTGGTCAAATAGGGCTCGTAGATAATGATTATTTGTTGatcataaattttcatttttaaatcgGTCATCACTTGTTTGATTGCATTAGACAGTGTTACATTATATATGATTACAAAAATTTAACTTTACCATTATTATAATGAAAGTCATAAAAAGAACTGTTGAAATATTCTAGCATTTATTTGAAGCAGAAATCTCAGTGTCAATTTCATTGACATTCATAGTCATCCCTTCTAAGTTCTAACCATCATACTATTGACATTTTACATACTGTTCAGTTGATAATCGATTAAATACAGCTACATTAGGTAAGTTACAGAAAAAAAAGCAGTTCATAAAGGGATGCGATGAGACCATCCTGTTACAATTCAATCCTTTGCTTTGAATTTTCCTGTTTTTCAACtgacatttaaaataatattttatgaataaacattAAGAATGAACTATTCACATATTTTAAACTATGTTTTTTAAACAGGTATTTGACCCGATTAATCAAAAACGCTGTTTGATGGACAGTAATCTGAAATGAAGTGTTGATAATCTATTTGTTTTGCActgatttatctatttattcattgCAATAGTAAATAGACTTTGGACGATTGTGCGAAATGCAAAAATGAAGTTCAATTTTATTTGTTGgaaattaattttaacataATAATCTTACTTGTATGGTGTATTTTATTATCGGTTTGTTAAAATTTAATAAAGTCATAAGTTTACCAAGAACAGGAGCCATTTCAAAACACATAGTTTGACATGCCATCTGTCTCATTTTCTACAATTCATATAGTGAAAATATTCACCTAAAAACATGTGTTAACACTTCATAGAAGTAACTTGTCTTTTGGGCTTACCTGTGTCTATTGATAGACATTTTATTATCAATTTCAGTTAACATTATTTGTAAATGAAAAAAGTTAATATCAATCAGCTGATTAGCAAAATAT from Schistosoma haematobium chromosome ZW, whole genome shotgun sequence includes:
- a CDS encoding hypothetical protein (EggNog:ENOG410V9SD~COG:T), whose translation is MNNFTSVYESGQLNNWGTSSVHHIDNVSDSFMNSDKYRNYIIIHKNETSIFLSILVFSVYIITMLSSFIGNTIAICIFLRKRKKFGIKYHTTIKPFARTKKLVDSNSENYLQSLKNRQVDGNYDTSASNYDRNNFLKKNLDNSIEKAPNHLHHVMRNTYQKQTFYMNGAFNYYLASLGISDLFMGLFCIPFTFTQIYLHHWPFPDLMCPIVVYVQMVMVTASSLTNTVISLNRLFGIISPFRFDHWPSRHQKSLTICIIISIWAISLSGSTVQLFATRTQIQEQDKNSLEQQEGYLADRKLCQESWDGDDYKRSIYTVVLFLVIYIIPLGIQTSTYGYISFRLWNRKTPGESIKGVEDMRIKEKKRIIKMLAFIVAMFGICWLPSHLFFLLQDFSPLFRNMPENTTRLVYGMCHWIAMSNSFVNPIIYLIMSKSFRTDFKQILKCIFPCWKSHNLNS